The following are encoded together in the Lactuca sativa cultivar Salinas chromosome 1, Lsat_Salinas_v11, whole genome shotgun sequence genome:
- the LOC111906665 gene encoding uncharacterized protein LOC111906665 — translation METTAGFKTLGFMTTPCYIHCSGIAPFRRCPSFLLKFKNKFNSPLSHYSSRSSPLCSLSENSTGDSLVSGIGVAGSKVSEGKLLQVVLVSPQIPGNTGCIARSCAASGVGLHLVEPLGFEVDDTKLKRAGLDYWPYVVVKVHSSWADFRDYFKQQKGEKRLLAFTKRGTNIHSDFSYRRGDWLVFGSETTGLPPEALVDCKSEALGGGLIKIPMIETYVRCLNLSVSVGIGLYEASRQLNYEQLQPHSHNQPCHDTRVPFTEDVFA, via the exons ATGGAGACAACAGCAGGTTTTAAAACCCTAGGTTTTATGACGACGCCATGTTACATCCACTGTTCAGGAATAGCTCCATTTCGTCGTTGCCCATCTTTCTTGCttaaattcaaaaataaattCAACTCCCCGCTCTCTCATTACTCCTCTCGCTCGTCTCCCCTTTGTTCACTGT CTGAAAATTCGACTGGGGATTCATTGGTTAGTGGGATTGGTGTGGCGGGAAGCAAGGTGTCCGAGGGTAAACTTCTTCAAGTTGTTTTGGTTTCTCCACAG ATTCCTGGAAACACTGGGTGCATTGCTAGAAGCTGTGCAGCTTCAGGTGTTGGGCTACACCTGGTTGAG CCACTGGGATTTGAGGTGGATGATACAAAGCTAAAGCGGGCTGGACTTGATTACTGGCC ATATGTAGTTGTTAAAGTGCACAGCTCATGGGCAGATTTTCGAGACTATTTCAAGCAACAG AAAGGTGAAAAAAGGTTGCTGGCATTTACTAAAAGAGGGACAAACATTCATTCT GATTTCTCGTATCGGAGAGGGGACTGGCTCGTATTTGGGTCAGAAACCACGGGCCTACCACCGGAAGCTTTGGTTGACTGCAAAAGTGAAGCACTTGGTGGCGGTTTGATTAAAATTCCAATGATTGAAACTTATGTAAGATGTCTTAATCTATCTGTTAGTGTCGGCATTGGTTTGTATGAAGCTTCACGACAATTAAACTATGAGCAGCTTCAACCCCATTCCCATAACCAACCGTGTCATGATACTCGCGTACCTTTTACCGAAGATGTTTTTGCATAA
- the LOC111906660 gene encoding ras-related protein RABA4d, translated as MANYHGDFNQKIDYVFKIVLIGDSAVGKSQLLARFSRNEFSLDSKATIGVEFQTKTMVIDHKNVKAQIWDTAGQERYRAVTSAYYRGAVGAMLVYDITKRQSFDHIARWLQELRGHADNNIIIMLIGNKSDLDSQRDVSMEDAKEFAEREGLFFMETSALEATNVEPAFLTILTEIYRTVSKKSLVANEEAEGNSALLKGTNILVPGQEQPVYGVSKFGCCTSS; from the exons ATGGCGAATTACCATGGGGATTTCAACCAAAAGATTGATTATGTGTTTAAGATCGTACTTATTGGGGACTCAGCGGTGGGGAAATCTCAGCTGTTAGCTCGGTTTTCTAGGAATGAGTTCAGTTTAGATTCAAAGGCGACGATTGGTGTTGAGTTCCAGACGAAGACTATGGTCATCGATCACAAGAACGTCAAGGCTCAGATTTGGGATACTGCTGGTCAAGAAAG ATACCGAGCGGTGACAAGCGCGTACTACAGAGGAGCTGTGGGAGCAATGCTGGTGTACGACATAACGAAACGTCAATCGTTCGATCACATAGCCAGGTGGCTACAAGAGTTACGTGGCCATGCAGATAACAACATCATCATCATGCTCATAGGAAACAAATCCGATTTGGATTCACAACGTGATGTGTCCATGGAAGATGCTAAAGAGTTTGCTGAAAGAGAAGGTCTCTTTTTCATGGAAACGTCTGCCCTTGAGGCCACAAATGTGGAGCCCGCTTTTCTTACAATCCTTACAGAAATTTATCGAACAGTTAGTAAGAAATCTCTTGTTGCAAATGAGGAAGCTGAGGGGAATTCTGCCCTTCTCAAGGGGACAAATATTCTTGTCCCTGGTCAAGAGCAGCCCGTGTATGGAGTAAGCAAGTTTGGGTGTTGTACATCTTCATAG